TCACACACAGATTCCTGAACATCTACGGAGACCCACAGAATGCACCCCCTCTAGGCCCTGCAGTGCGTGGGGTCGGCTCAATTGGCAGCTTCACCTGAGAAGCATATACTGGAAAGTTCTCTTCAGAAGACAGCCCAGCTTCTGTTCCTGGCACAAAAGACAGGCTGTAGATTCCTAAGTCATCTCTCTGCTCCCaggccacccaacagcagccccaAGACCTGCCAAACCACAAATTCTCACCCTGCCATTTTCCAGATAGGGCAGAAACCCTTCAGTGTCTCTTACCCCAAAGGCAGCAGGCCAACCCCTTTGGCCTGCACATGCCCTTGACCACCTGACTCCTCCTGGGCAACACATTCTTGTACTGTTATTAACTGCcttcgagtcagctctgattcacagcaaccccacgaaCAACAGAACGGAACGCTGCTCAGTtttgcaccatcttcaccatcattggtatgctcgagtccattatTGGAGCCACCGTTTAAGTGCCTTTTCaatctaggggctcatcttccactaTTATACCAGTCAATATTCTGTtgtcatccacagggttttcattggctaatttttggaagtagatcaccaggcctctttcctagtcttagtctggaagctccactgaaacctatccaccatgggtgaccctgtggtGGCACAGCacccagcattatagcaacacacaagtaaaCACCACAGCACACATCCTTACTTCCGTCCTTTTGCTCATTCTTCCCTAGGCCTGAAATGAATCTGGCCTCATAACGGCCTCGCAATCACCTCTCAAGATCCAGCTCTGGGCAGCCCTGAGCTGCTAACTGGAATGAATGTGTGAAAGATACAAAACCCAGGACAGCCTCAGAACCAGCATGATACCCACCGATGCCCTCCTGAGCCAGGTGCTTCCTCCTTCCTGCTTCCCGGTAAGGGAGGACGGGAAGCCCCTTCCCCAGCCATCCCAGTACTTCTGTCCCTCCCCCAGAACCTCTAAGAGCTGTAGAAAGGACTAGAGACTGGGGGGGAGAGGAGGGGACAGGGCCAGGCCGGGAAATGGAGGCTGTCAGAGACTGACGGGCTTTGCCAACGCGTATGCATCAGGATCCTTTGGAAATATCCTGCGTATACAGCCTGGCCCAGAGCGAGGGCAGCCCAGCGTGACCGACTGGATCCTCTGTCTCACTCCCCCACCCTCAACCCCGCCCCAGAGTGGCcttaccctccctccctcgctctCTACCTCTAGCCCCATCATTCCCAAAGCCTCGGGtcgggcggggcggggcctggACCGTTCCTCCTCCCTTCTCCTGCCCACACCCCAGGCTGAGGGGAGGGGGCACCGGGTCCGCGGGCGTACCTGAGGAGGTAGGATTAGCAAATGCCAaaggttaaggaaaaaaaaaaaaaatcagaaaacatatTATTCTATTAACCTGATTTTCCTCCAAGTTAGGAAACGGCAACAACACACTTTGCAAGATCCCTTCTGCAGCGTGACGACTAAAGGAGAAGCCGCTGTTCTAAACAAGCCCCAGATCTGGCGATTCACGCTCACACCCCCTCTGGAAAGAAATGTCCCCCCGGCCCCACGGGAGACACGGCTTTCTCATCCTGACCCGCTTCCAACGCCAACCCCGGCCCACCCCGAACTCCCCTCCGCTGGGCCGGTCGCCTCTCCGGGGCCGTCCCGACCCTCGGCGCGGTGCGCGGTGCGGCCGAGCTCGCTCACCGAAGTAGTCCCGCGCCGTGCGCGCCTCCAGCGCCCGCTCCAGCTCCCGCGTAAGCACCTCCAGCCGCCGCTCCGCCGCGCTCGGGCCGCCCTCCCGGCCCGGGGACAGCTGGAGCGCAGGCAGAGGGAAGGGGGCCTGTCCCGCAGGCTCCGGGGAGCGAGCTGGCGCCAGGCAGGCTCCAGGGAGCAGAAGGTCGGCGTAGGCGCCGGCCGAGCCGCGGGAGCCGAGACTGGACACGCTGGAGCGGGCGCTGCCCACCGACGACGGCCCGAGGCCGGGGCGCGGGTCCGAGCGGCCAGAGCGCGGGCTCCCGTGGCGTTGGTCGTAGCCCAAGCTGATGCCGCTGGAGCGggtgctgccgccgccgccgtcgGAGCCCGCCAGGCTGGCCCGCGGGCTGCCCGCAGGCTGCGCGCTGAGCTCGGGGGGTGCCGCGCGCCGCGGGCCTCTCTCCCCGCGGCTCAGTCCGTCCGCCCCAGCCTcggggccgccgccgccgcccttcCCTCTGCGGCCCAGCGCCTGCGCCGCCTCGTCTCCCGGCCCGGGCCGCGGCCCCTGTCGACCCCGGCCCGGGGACTCGCCGGCCGGCTCCAGCTCCCGCAGGGCCAGCCCAGCCAGGAGCAGGGCCGCCTCGTCCGCGGCCGCCCGGGAGCGCTGCATGGCCCGGCCCGCCGGCCCTAGCGCGTCACCTCCGCCTCCGCTTCCCGCCGCCGCTCCGGCCGCGCCGCCGCATCGTCCGCCCGAAGCCGGGAGCCAGCCCCGGGACCCctgggcgcggggcggggcggggcgaaGCCTGAGGCGGCCAGGTTAGCTCCGCCGGGCCGCACGGGCCGGGGGACGCGCGCTCCGCGCAATAACGCGCGCGGCGGAGGAATGTGCGCTCGGGGCGCCGGGCCGCGCCCCCTCCTCGCAGCGGCCGCGCGGGGGGCGGAGGGACTCCTTTGCCGGGACAGGAATGCGAGGAAGGAGACGGCGCTGCGGCCTCTGGAATGTGGGGGGAGTGGCGGCCGCGGCGGAGCGGCGGTGTCCGCGCTGGGTCGGGAGCTCAGAGGGGCGCCGAGGCTGTGCCGGGCCGCGGGGCGTGCAGCTTGGAGCTGGAGCGGGCCCTCGGCTCGTACAGCGCGAAGCTGTGACACCGCCGAGAAAGTCCTCGGACTTTCTGCTATGCGCCCGGATCTCCCAGCCCTGGAAAGATCCCGGATTCCCGCGGGCTGAGCTGCAGGCGGCTCCCTCTATCCCGGCCGGAGGAATACAAGCAGTTGACTAATGCTCCCCATATCCTCCCCCATCTTCCCAGCGCTGCCTCGGTCTCGGGCGCTGACACAGGCAAGCTCCACGTTGGACAGACAAGCCTGCGCCCGCTTCGGCACCCTGGAGAACACTGTGCGTCTCGTGCAGATGTGACCCCATGAACCTCAGCCCCTCCTGGCCCCTGTGGCAACGCACTGATCTCAGGAGCCCCCATCTGGCTGGCGGAGAAGGCTCCTAGTGCTAGGAACCGGGTGGGATGGGGACCGTTCCTCGCAACAGGTCTCCGTGTGCAGGTCCCCAAGGCCAGACCAGGCCGGGAGCAGACCTCTGGCTCAGAGCCAGTGGGCTACGAGCCTCAGATGTGGCCACCACAGGCTGTCATCTTCAGATGTGAACACTGCCTTTTCAGCACCTTTCCTCCTGTACTGGTTGAGGCTCCTAGGGGATGCTCCTGAGACCATCTGAGCTGCCACAAGTCCTGGACTGGGCCCCTAGAAAGATCCCGGATTCCCACGAACTGAGCTGGAGGCATGGGGTAGGGGGCAAGAAGTGACTAGGGCTTTGACCCCAGGAACACAAGCTACAAAGCCCTTGCCATCCATTTCAAAGGGCTCTAGGGAAAGAAAACCATTATCTGTCAGGACCTGGTGGATCCAGGCAAACCTTGAGTGAAAAAGTTCCCTCTTCTCCAGGCATCCCTGCCCCAGAGAATTTGAGAAAGGTGCCTACAGTGTCTCACGGGGCAAGGAACCTGGATGGGGACTTGTCTTGGCCCAGACTGACCAGGGCAGTTTGACCTCAATGTTGGCCCAGGAGCCAGATGAGGTACATTCTCTTCAGCGGGCAGTGGAACCTAGAGTCTGGCTCAGCAGACTCCCTCCCAACACCTTCCCAACCTACAGAATTCCAGCCTCCACCGCACCCACCGCAGGGCTTGGGGCAAGCGTTCTGGGGAGCAAATATCCAGGTAATCACCTCCTGAAAAATGGTCCACCTctctaaagagaaaagaagagcaaattaaatcaACAATGCTGTATCACATTTTATTGATGAAATTaccatttaaagaagaaaaaattggcaAAACTGGGGTGAAACAAGCACACCATATTTTTCTGATGTGATTTTAAGTTGGTATATTCTTTTCTTCAAGGAGAGCAATTTGGTGGATCAGAATCCTAATTAAAACAAACGGAAACACTCCCATAAGCAATAATGGCCCTTCTAAGTAAGACTCTTTTAGGAAAGTAATAAAAAACTCAGACAACAATTTAAGCACAGAAGTGTTTTCCACAACATTATTTCCGTACTGCATACAGTCCTGGGATCTCCAGCTTTCTGAAAATGAGCTCAGAGGGAGTGCTGTGCCCTCAATGGCGGCTCTTAGGTAACTGCCCACTTAGAgcctccaggagccctggtggtgcagtggttaagagcttagctgctacccaaaaggtctgcagttcagatccaccagctgctccttggaaacgccacTGGGCAGTTGTAttttggcctatagggtcgctatgagtcagaatcaactggactgcaacaggtttggttttgttttagagCTTTCAAGATTTAAACTATGTTGCCATCCAAGGTCAGCTAAATTCCATTACTCACTCTAATAgtaaaacaaacgaacaaaaaacaaCCTGAATAGTCAATGTTCAACATTAGGGTAGTTGTTAAGTGGAGTAGTATTCAAAATTGTGTAGTCCCATCTATAccttacctgaatgtcttcttttgtgtccTTGCTAAAGGCTTGTTGAGCGATCTCATTTCTATGGCTCTAATCTGGGGAAGTGCAATGAcgaagaagaaaaggcactgattCGTGGGATTTAGAGCATCATCTGCGGACTCACTGTTGTGTTCATTTCTCTCCCTCTGGCCATTTTTTTCTTGGGCTTAGTGgagtgctggtaaatgtttaacaaccagcttTCCAGGAGACAAAGCCCTAATTGGTAGCAATTTGCCAGTTGCCATGATGCcaatactcccaccatggccaatttcaTATTACCAGTGTGGTGTCAGGGTTAGGAAGAGATGGATGTAATCAGCTCTTGGAGCTAGTATGAGTTGGCTCCCCCACATCAGTACCTGGATCCCACTCTTGAAGAATGGAGGGGTTTCATAACGGAATTacttgggccttttttttttttttagttttatcctCCTCTCAGTGCAACCCGAGTCTCCCCTTTGTCTAGGCAAATGGACATGCAAAAGAGGCTGAAACAGGGTAGATCCAGTACAGATTCACACCATGCCCAGACCACTATCTCCTTCTTCTGGGGCCCTAGGGGCTGATGCTGCCCAGACTCTGTCTACActaatggtctttttttttttttttaagggatccCTTCGTTGACTCCTTCTAATCTAGCTTCCATCCGACTCCCTCATCTGTCTGTATCTTCTGTATTGTTTGGACCCCCACTTATGGACACGAATCAGGGGTTTTCCCACGGGATCTTGGATCCCACGTCAATCAGATGTGGCTGGTTAACTTGTCTTATGAGGAAAAGGACAGTCGAACTCCACAGGGAAGAGTTGCTGGGACCCAGACACCTTTCTCTCTCAAACACCTGCAACAGTCTTCACCCTTATAGAAGAATGTTTCGTGGGGAGAGCTGCAGGAatctttcacctgaagcacactTCTATCTCTCCCAGCTCAGTGCTCGGGACCAGTCCTCCCACACCACACAGCCCCACAACCACAGTGAGTTTTCTGCCTGATACACTGAAAGATTTTTGTTTGCCCAAGggaattttcccatcttctcttcttTAAGCCCCAACTCTTTCAACCAGATTGAGTCCACCCTCAAAGTCCCCTGGTCCTGGTGTCTCCCCTAGGCCTCTCTGGAGGCATACAAGGTTAAAGCCTTGACAGCAGACAGATTGGTTCTGCACTCCAAGAATTAGGGTTAGTATCTGACATTGCAGCTTGCTTCTTTCATCAGGGAAAGAAGTGGCCATCCTGGaaccttgactggggaagagccttctttttcttgccttgaaATCTTACCACTGGACTTAGGTATGGGAATTTTTGACCAAACTTTGTAACACAGCAGAGTCCCTAGCTAATCTACAGTTCAGTGAGCAGCTAGCTACTTGGGGATGCCGATTCCTGCAGATTTTGGTTATCACATTTTTGAGCCTGAGGTTGGTACCTGTGACTTTCAGTGCTGCTGGAAAATGCCACAGGGACCAACTGAAAATCTTCTGGCAATTCACCCGTGACCTTGGCGGCACACGGGACATGGGTCCTCAGGTCCCTGTGCTATCATCTATTGCTGCCACTGATGAGGAAGCTGGGTTTCTCTGCACACTAGCCTAGTCTTACTGCTTTCAAAGGTATCCAGCCAAGTTGACCACGTTGGCAAGGCTTTCCACTGAGTGCGGCAGAGTAGGAATGCAGCACACGCAGAATGAGTGATTGGCATCATGTGTACAAAACCTACATTTCATGACTTTGATTTATCTTTTGAGAATCAAAGTAAACTGTTAGGTTTCTAGAGTACAAAGCCTGAGCAACTTCTTGGAGAACCATGCATTCTACTAAGGTGTTTGCTCAGGGTCTTCCTCTGATGAGTCAACACTCATTGCTAGATGAAAAACTCTAGAGCTGGCATGAGTCAGAGACACTCAGCAACACTTCCCAAAATATTACTTTACCAGGAGATAATTATCTTCAAAATATAACCAAACTAAATACCACATTGTAGCCCTAGAATGCAACCCAGTTGACTTTATTTTGTGAAAGCAGAATGCAAATAATGTATTCCCAGTATGAAAATGTCTTCAAAAATACTTTGCTAAATATATCTTTCATTGAAATGGTCACATGAAGTCTCTGGACCTCAGGAATACAGCTTTAAGATGCAGAGAAAACAAGATGCATTCACCCTGCTACAAATCTCGATATTAGAAACATGCTGACATCTTTTCTTGCCCgatttcttttactttttgtaTATCCCAAAAGGCTTGTGGGAGGCTTAAATTTGCCCATGTCCCTTGGTCACAGGGCAAGTCCACTTCAGTTATGTGTGCCACACACAAATAATTTTTAGCAACAGGAGCATCTATTATGAACCAACCACTGTCTGGGCAGCTTCTGAATGGACCATAATCTATTCTGAACTTTGCcctcttctcttcagttctctgGAGGCTCAAATAGAAGAGAATCCATCCTAAATCACGACCTGGCAACAGGATAGGAAAAACCAATT
The Loxodonta africana isolate mLoxAfr1 chromosome 21, mLoxAfr1.hap2, whole genome shotgun sequence DNA segment above includes these coding regions:
- the WTIP gene encoding Wilms tumor protein 1-interacting protein — translated: MQRSRAAADEAALLLAGLALRELEPAGESPGRGRQGPRPGPGDEAAQALGRRGKGGGGGPEAGADGLSRGERGPRRAAPPELSAQPAGSPRASLAGSDGGGGSTRSSGISLGYDQRHGSPRSGRSDPRPGLGPSSVGSARSSVSSLGSRGSAGAYADLLLPGACLAPARSPEPAGQAPFPLPALQLSPGREGGPSAAERRLEVLTRELERALEARTARDYFGICIKCGLGIYGARQACQAMGSLYHTDCFICDSCGRRLRGKAFYNVGEKVYCQEDFLYSGFQQTADKCSVCGHLIMEMILQALGKSYHPGCFRCSVCNECLDGVPFTVDVENNIYCVRDYHTVFAPKCASCARPILPAQGCETTIRVVSMDRDYHVECYHCEDCGLQLSGEDGHRCYPLEGHLLCRRCHLRRLQPGPLPSPAVHVTEL